GGGTCTACAGACTCAGTTGGTGAAAAGCTACAGGATATGGAAACAAAGTTCGATGCTTTTGCTGATGCAATGGCTATGATGCATGAGAGCATCAATAACCTTTCTGCACGAACCGAGGAACTAAGTGACAAAAATATTATCGTAGATACTAGCATCCTTGAACTCTCAGAAACTATCAGCAAGATCTCCCTCAGAGTTGAAGATATAGAAAAAAATGGGGCTAAAACGCTAAAAAATCAGGCATCTACCCCTACATGTTCAGAGCATACTCTTCCAGAAAATTCAGACATAACCGGTCAGGAGAAATTCAAAGAGATGAATTCTCTTGTAAGACTTGATGTCATACGCCAAGATCCTACAAGCGTTGTTGTGCTCCTCAACTGGATAGAATTCCTGATGGAAAGGGTGGGGCGAAATAACCTGATGGACGCCCTTGATTACTATGTTGATATTGGCTGGATCAGTGATAATGTACGGTCCGAGATCATGGCCTATGCAAGGGGGATCGACTATTACGTTGAGAAACCTACCTGGCGCCTTCTCCCAGAGGACCATACGAAATCCCTGCTGTTCATTGAGAGGCTATGTGGCCGCAAGATAGACAAGAACATGCTGAGTAGCATTGATAGGGAGATGTCAAAGGTCAAGCATGGACTGGAGGAACTTTATGGGCTTTGAGATATCGGCAGTAGTGGCCATCTTTTTTGTGTCTGTCATGGTCATAGCCGCCATGTCATATACAACTATCAGTTCTTCCAATGAGTTGCTTTCGGTTTCTACTGACGAGCACTACTCACTTGTCAATAAGAAACTACAGACAGATATACAAATTGTTGATTCAAGTGCTATAATCCACAATTCAACTTACCAGCTGTCTCTGGAGGTTCTCAATACAGGCAGTGAAACTTTGAGATCGGATGAGATAGATATACTGGTAGATGGTGTTTATATGTATCATTCAACTTCAAGTGCCACAGTCATATGGACCCCAGAAACTTCAGTGGTCTTGAACATCTACGATCTATCAGGTTTTGGCGGCCACAGATTAAAAGTGGTGACTGAGAATGGGATATGTGATTATTATTCTTATAACATTTGAGCACCTTGTTTTAGGAATTAATATATACTAATAATTATATATTATTTTTCAGTATGGTCGATCTTCCCAAAGTTGACAGAAAAGTACTCACTACAGGGCAATTTAGCAAGTTATTTGCAGACGTTACAGGTGAAACTGCTATTACTCATATGATATTCTTCATAGCAGCTGTTGTCATAGCCATGGGAGTTGTTGCTGTGCTTTCCGTCAACATCCAGTCGCTTACGGGAGCTACACATTCAGAAAGTAAGGTCCTATCCGATCAGATTCGCACAGATATTACGATAATAAATGACCCGGAAATAGTACCTTACGACAGTTTCGGAAAACGTTATACCTTTTATGCAAAGAACACAGGAAGTTCAGAGCTTAATACAGAGTTTATTACCGTCCTGGTGGATGGAATGCTCATAGAGCCTGCGGATATGCAGGTCAGCATAATAGACGGGGACGTCTTATGGCGTCCAGGGAATGTGCTGGTTGTCAATGTAACAATGTCATTGTCTCTTGGTCCCGGAGATCATCGTGTTATGATAGCTGCTGAAAATGGAAAGAGTGGCTACATGAGCTTTAAAACAAGAACGTGAGGTGTACATTTGGCAGATGTTTATTCATTCAGTATTACAAGAGACGAGTTCAATGACAAGCTGGGGGGAGGTTTTCCATCGGGTTCATTTGTCGTGATAGAAGGTGGTAGCGGAGGGGGAAAAAGTACCATTACCCAGCGTCTGACATATGGGTTTATAGAGAACAAGACCAGTGTAACTCTGGTCTCTACACAGCTTACTACCAAAGGATTCATAAACCAGATGTATTCTCTTGATTATCCTATTGCTCCTTATCTTCTGAACGGGACCCTGCTCTACATACCCGTCATTCCTCTTGTTCAGGCTGCGAAATCCAGGCTGGACTTTGTTGAAAGACTGATGAGCGCAGAAGAACTCTTCGATAAAGATGTGATCATAATAGACACAATATCATCTCTTATCAAATACAGCGCAAATATTGAAAAAAGCCTGGACCTTATTTCCTTTTTCAAGAAACTGAATGGCATAGGCAAAGTGATCATTCTGACAATAGAACCCAGCCAGCTCAGTGAAGAAATAACTTCCATGTTCAGGTCAAGTTGTGATATATATATCACGCTGAAGTCCAGACCCATGGCCAATGAGGTCAAGAGAACTGTAGTTGTCAATAAGTTCACTGGTGCTAAGGGGCCTGTAGGACAGATCATAGGTTTCAGGATCGAACCCAAAGTTGGTCTGGTAGTGGAGATAGCTTCTGTTTCATGATATAGGAGGTTATATGAATGGATGCTGATTTCCAGAAAGCTATACAAAGGAATCCTCATCTTGGTGAGTATATAGATAAATTCAAGAAAGAAAAAGGTCAGGATGCAGAGCCGCAGTTTCTTGTAAGTCTTTCAAAGGACATTGAAAGTGATAATATCAATATCATCCTTCCTGTGGGGGATCCTATATTCATCCACATTTATGGAACTCCTGAAATGGGTGAAATAAAATACTATGCCATAGAACCCGGTCTTTCGGAGAAAGAAAAGAAGAAATATGATATTATCATGAGCCTTATCCTGGAAAAATCTGCACAGGAGCCGATACCACAATCAGAAACGGAGCTTAAAGAACTGATCACTAAACTATTGAACAGCTCAATAGAAGTGGGTGTGGGAGGCGATCTCAAAGATGGGAAGCAAGGGCCAGGTGTTATTCAAAAACTTATTCCGGTGAAGAAAAAAGTAGCATTGAACCAACAGGAGTATAATAAAATCCTTTATTATATTGAAAGGAATATCATTGGTTCAGGTCCCATCGAACCTATTATCAGGGATCCGTATCTTGAGGATATCCACAGCATAGGTGTAAGTGGTGTTTTTATTGTTCACAAGATATTCGGTATGCTTCAGACAGATATCACTTTTGGGGATGAGGCAGGTCTTGATAGCTGGTTGCGCAGTATGAGTGAACGGATAGGCCGACCTGTAAGCGATGCTCGTCCTATTGCTGACGGTGCCCTTCCGGATGGTTCGCGTATTAACATCATCTACAGTCCGGATATCAGCCGCAGAGGCAGCAGTTTCACAATGCGTAAGTTCATGGAAGTCCCTGTGAGCGTTGTCCAGCTCATAAAATGGGGTGCTCTCAGTGCCGAGATGGCAGCTTATATGTGGATATGTCTGGAGAACGGGCAAAGTATTTTCTTCAGTGGTGAAACAGCAAGTGGTAAGACCACAATGCTGAATGCATGTCTATGTTTTGTAAATCCTAAAGCTAAGATCTACACGGCAGAAGATACGGCAGAAGTGCAGCCCCCACAGCCTGTATGGCAACAGCTGATCACACGTGAGGATGGTCCCGTGGATTCCAGGGTAGACACTTTTGTACTGCTGAAAGCTGCGCTGCGTTCAAGGCCTAACTATATCATAGTAGGTGAGATCCGTGGGGTGGAAGGAGCAGTAGCTTTCCAGGGTATGCAGACCGGACACCCTGTGATGGCAACTTTTCATGCATCAGCAGTGAGCAAGATGATACAGCGTCTTACAGGTGATCCCATAAATGTACCTGTAACCTTCATTGATAACCTTAATGTTGCTATGATCCTTTCTGCAGTGTACAGGAAAGGTAAATTCCTTAGGCGTTGCCTTGCTATTGAGGAGCTGGAAGGATATTATAAAGAAGCTGGTGGTGTGGTCACTAGGGCTGTTTTCCAATGGGACCCCGAGACTGACAGACACAATTTCAGAGGCCTTAACAACAGCTTTATTCTGGAAAACAGAATAGCCGTCAAATTGGGTTATGATGACAAGCGCAAGATATACCAGGATCTGTTCTTACGTGCAAGGATATTGAATGAAATGCGCTCCAGGGGCATAGAGGAATATTATGAGGTACTGGACTTGATAATCAATTTCTATAAACATGGCATTGAAGGAT
This DNA window, taken from Methanomethylovorans hollandica DSM 15978, encodes the following:
- a CDS encoding FlaD/FlaE family flagellar protein; the encoded protein is MSGLGDKIKNIRSLLKKGGKNRSINSPFSGNSDPFSSAPPGFGLAPDISAGMSFSPGVPSPPGMPAGLSFPPKSGQVNPSGIFPLGMQSPAEKPSVDAAALEANNKKIKEIEGKIAKSEVSLSMLQKENEEVGKTVAKMDKNILELLSLYEIVSNQVNPFVGDDTGSRATLERFDKTEKRINEVGNMLVMLKNDLDSFSQRISSSGSTDSVGEKLQDMETKFDAFADAMAMMHESINNLSARTEELSDKNIIVDTSILELSETISKISLRVEDIEKNGAKTLKNQASTPTCSEHTLPENSDITGQEKFKEMNSLVRLDVIRQDPTSVVVLLNWIEFLMERVGRNNLMDALDYYVDIGWISDNVRSEIMAYARGIDYYVEKPTWRLLPEDHTKSLLFIERLCGRKIDKNMLSSIDREMSKVKHGLEELYGL
- a CDS encoding type II/IV secretion system ATPase subunit; the protein is MDADFQKAIQRNPHLGEYIDKFKKEKGQDAEPQFLVSLSKDIESDNINIILPVGDPIFIHIYGTPEMGEIKYYAIEPGLSEKEKKKYDIIMSLILEKSAQEPIPQSETELKELITKLLNSSIEVGVGGDLKDGKQGPGVIQKLIPVKKKVALNQQEYNKILYYIERNIIGSGPIEPIIRDPYLEDIHSIGVSGVFIVHKIFGMLQTDITFGDEAGLDSWLRSMSERIGRPVSDARPIADGALPDGSRINIIYSPDISRRGSSFTMRKFMEVPVSVVQLIKWGALSAEMAAYMWICLENGQSIFFSGETASGKTTMLNACLCFVNPKAKIYTAEDTAEVQPPQPVWQQLITREDGPVDSRVDTFVLLKAALRSRPNYIIVGEIRGVEGAVAFQGMQTGHPVMATFHASAVSKMIQRLTGDPINVPVTFIDNLNVAMILSAVYRKGKFLRRCLAIEELEGYYKEAGGVVTRAVFQWDPETDRHNFRGLNNSFILENRIAVKLGYDDKRKIYQDLFLRARILNEMRSRGIEEYYEVLDLIINFYKHGIEGLPFSV
- a CDS encoding flagellar protein G: MVDLPKVDRKVLTTGQFSKLFADVTGETAITHMIFFIAAVVIAMGVVAVLSVNIQSLTGATHSESKVLSDQIRTDITIINDPEIVPYDSFGKRYTFYAKNTGSSELNTEFITVLVDGMLIEPADMQVSIIDGDVLWRPGNVLVVNVTMSLSLGPGDHRVMIAAENGKSGYMSFKTRT
- a CDS encoding ATPase domain-containing protein, encoding MADVYSFSITRDEFNDKLGGGFPSGSFVVIEGGSGGGKSTITQRLTYGFIENKTSVTLVSTQLTTKGFINQMYSLDYPIAPYLLNGTLLYIPVIPLVQAAKSRLDFVERLMSAEELFDKDVIIIDTISSLIKYSANIEKSLDLISFFKKLNGIGKVIILTIEPSQLSEEITSMFRSSCDIYITLKSRPMANEVKRTVVVNKFTGAKGPVGQIIGFRIEPKVGLVVEIASVS